The stretch of DNA ATTACCACGCTCCATCGTGTTAAATAGCATGCCGACCGCAAACATCGGCCAAACCATCATCCCTAAATAAGTGATGAACGAGACAAGGTTACCGATCGTAATGACATGGTTAACCACATACATCCCGCCTAAAATGATCGTCGCGGCATATGATAACGCGATAATTAATGTAATAGCTGGGTCAAATAAAGAATCTAAGAAATTAACATGGCGATTGATCTTAATCGTTTGGTCAATTTGGCGGTCAAAGTCATCGACATCTGCTTTTTCCTGACCGAGCGCTTTGATCACTTTAATACCGCTGATACTTTCCTGAGCCTTGTTGTTCAACCGCGAAAAGGCGGCTTGCGAGGATCGGAAAGCCACGTGAATTTTTTGGCCTAAATACCATGAAACGACGGCCAACAATGGAAATGGCACAACGGCAATCAATGTTAAGCGCCAATCAATCAACATCATCATCGCAATCAACGTGGTGCCACCAGTAATGATGGAATCCGCAAACTGTAGAATTCCGCCACCGGCGACTCGTTCCACAGCGGTCAGATCATTGGTGGCATGTGCCATCAAATCACCAGTCCGATATTTCTGATAAAAGGTTGCATCCATCTTCATGAAATGCCAAAATAACCGTTCCCGTAGTGTTCGTTCCAAACCAGCCGCGCCACCCCAGATGGCATTTCGCCATAAATAACGCGTCAAATACTGTCCCACGGCCGCCACTGCAATAATTGCTAAATAAAGGGTCAAGGAACGCGCAGTCAACCGGTGTTGATTAATCCCGTCGACCACGTCCCCAATAATTCGTGGCGGCACAATCCCGATGACAGCCGTCAAAATAAGACCAATCACCCCCGCCAAATAGAGCTTCCACTCACGGCGAAAGTACCAGCCTAACTTTAAAAATATGCTCAAAATTGCACCTCCAAAATAAAAATTAAAATTCACTGTGACATCAAATCATCATACCACATTATGGGCCTAAACTTAGCGTTGCTGTTCGCACGTCCTGGCGATTAATTGAAACAAGTTGGCCAAACAAAAAGCCCTCAACTTGAGTTGGTTGAGGACTAATCGTTTAACGCTTATTTACCAGCCTTCATCTGAATTGGTTCTTCGGCTAGTTCTTGCATGTTGTGTTTTTTCAAAAATACCATTGATGCCCACAATAGGATCAATGCGATGATGGCAAAGACTGCCAAAATCACAATTGATGAAACGAACGTCCCATTGCCCCAGCCACCTGTTAAGGATTGCC from Lactiplantibacillus brownii encodes:
- a CDS encoding ABC transporter ATP-binding protein; this encodes MSIFLKLGWYFRREWKLYLAGVIGLILTAVIGIVPPRIIGDVVDGINQHRLTARSLTLYLAIIAVAAVGQYLTRYLWRNAIWGGAAGLERTLRERLFWHFMKMDATFYQKYRTGDLMAHATNDLTAVERVAGGGILQFADSIITGGTTLIAMMMLIDWRLTLIAVVPFPLLAVVSWYLGQKIHVAFRSSQAAFSRLNNKAQESISGIKVIKALGQEKADVDDFDRQIDQTIKINRHVNFLDSLFDPAITLIIALSYAATIILGGMYVVNHVITIGNLVSFITYLGMMVWPMFAVGMLFNTMERGNASYDRVMELLNQKSAIIDRKNGLEQRPTGSMHYAIDKFNYPDDAGTSLSQVQFDLKAGQTLGIVGRVGSGKSTIMKLILREFDNYDGQIQYGGHDIKHYALDSYLPAIGYVPQDSFLFSNTIRENIRFADPKVSQETVEAVAAKSDLSGQIAGMAAGYDTQVGEEGISLSGGQRQRLAIARALLINPELLILDDALSAVDAETEAEILANLKAERADKTTIIAAHRLSSVMNADEIIVMDDGRIIERGTHSQLMQQHGWYREIFDRQQLETKVEGAVQ